A section of the Spirosoma pollinicola genome encodes:
- a CDS encoding AraC family transcriptional regulator — translation MKIGYPLQTINLSDTKTLNSLVEHRRVFNLNHCELSIFETYRQCSDVVLSYNGLVITSMLRGRKVMHLSQNPGFDFLPGETVILPEGVSMKVDFPEADEKHPVQCATIALDWPVVMQMLDFLNEQYPRKDEVSEWKLNFNQYHFYNNRELANVMNKLISISMEDDLAKDALADLTLKSLLIRVIQTQNMALIADGLSTNNRFASVVEYIREHLPEKIGIDMLCKKACMSKSSFFRSFKETFGLSPMEFIIRERISLAKRLLVNPTATVTDVCYQVGFNNLHYFSRLFKLLEGVTPTSYRQRV, via the coding sequence ATGAAGATCGGCTATCCTCTACAAACCATAAATTTGTCAGATACGAAGACCTTGAATTCACTGGTTGAGCACCGGCGGGTGTTCAATCTGAATCATTGTGAACTGAGTATTTTTGAAACCTACCGGCAGTGTTCAGATGTGGTATTGTCATACAATGGGCTTGTTATCACCAGCATGTTGCGCGGCAGGAAAGTGATGCATCTGTCGCAAAACCCGGGTTTTGATTTTCTGCCCGGCGAAACCGTCATTCTGCCGGAAGGCGTATCCATGAAAGTGGATTTCCCCGAAGCCGACGAGAAGCACCCGGTCCAATGTGCTACCATCGCTTTAGATTGGCCCGTGGTGATGCAGATGCTGGATTTTCTGAACGAACAATATCCCCGAAAAGACGAAGTGTCCGAATGGAAACTGAATTTCAATCAGTATCATTTTTATAACAACCGGGAGTTGGCCAATGTCATGAACAAGCTGATCAGCATTAGTATGGAAGACGATCTGGCCAAGGATGCGCTGGCCGATCTGACCCTTAAGTCCCTGCTGATTCGGGTGATTCAAACGCAGAATATGGCACTCATCGCCGATGGTCTATCGACCAATAACCGCTTTGCTTCGGTTGTGGAATACATTCGCGAACACCTGCCGGAAAAAATTGGTATTGACATGCTATGCAAGAAAGCCTGCATGAGCAAATCCAGTTTTTTTCGGTCGTTTAAAGAAACCTTCGGCCTGTCGCCAATGGAGTTTATCATTCGGGAGCGGATCAGTCTGGCAAAGCGGCTGCTGGTTAACCCAACGGCCACTGTAACGGACGTGTGCTATCAGGTAGGTTTTAATAATCTGCATTATTTTTCCCGCCTTTTCAAACTCCTGGAAGGGGTAACCCCAACATCGTATCGGCAGCGGGTATGA
- a CDS encoding PAS domain-containing protein: protein MAPVSTLVNPLRDTDLTASRNSMELYLAQRNENGKITDFRLIMVNTPAQEMWGKSENELIGQSICQLMSGKDGQFLISQFSLVLDYERIVQFEMDARSQRAEAGATDIFCVSKLKDDVVMVINDVIDYKQAARLAEQKQLQQAELYKTILDTSLTSISVLEAIREQDGRGKIIDFRYTLVNHERLRMAGQPEAFFLGKKLTELFPGMIESGVFDHWVQVVETRKPHQFEVHYTYDGFDDWSLCLGSPFGDGVVISYTDITDQKQAAFHARQQAELLESIQNTSQMGISALRAQRDTNGTIVDFTFVMRNATAMKITGRLMDEVINKGMLDVYSSLKPTDVFSRYVNVVETRRPDQYEHYHNANGLEGWFDILISPWNDGVVINVIETTRLRKIEQEKIQQSTILQQVIDNTQAGLVLAKPIYDEQQQIIDFQYVLTNEYNARITGKSVAEMTGTLVGDLFPDWQHSDLFRQYVDVVESGQTQRLTFHYAAYGIKCWFDGSFNFLDGCLLYTYTDVTALKEAELEQQKYAELLEQVMNMTPASIVLSESIRNEAGTIVDFRIMKLNKMAADYLQNPVEKIQYRRVSKYLPGSLETPFFEQCKQVIETGEPIRVQVPWDDHWYDFSVARFGDGIVLAAQDVTPMHEYRQKLEVANLELKRSNENLQSFAFVSSHDLQEPLRKIISFANILKTQIGGHVDVDAIDVIERINTSAERMRLLIQDLLTYSKLETNQNLFRPVNIAQLIQELQEHELWMALNQSKGQIHLLELPTIVADPLQMHQLFQNLLSNAIKFCPRGSTPSITVSSRMVSRANVPAGLLYTTESAGSKSATNLFCEIAVTDNGIGFDEKYVDRIFQVFQRLHGRSQHAGSGIGLAICYKIVERHGGAITANSKPGEGSTFRVYLPVWKGLA, encoded by the coding sequence ATGGCACCAGTTTCAACCCTCGTTAATCCGTTGCGTGATACTGACTTAACGGCTTCACGCAACAGTATGGAGCTTTATCTGGCTCAACGCAATGAAAACGGAAAAATCACTGATTTTCGACTGATAATGGTGAACACTCCGGCGCAGGAGATGTGGGGAAAGTCTGAAAACGAGTTGATTGGTCAATCCATCTGCCAATTAATGTCTGGGAAAGATGGACAGTTCCTAATCAGTCAATTCAGTTTAGTTTTAGACTATGAACGCATTGTTCAGTTCGAGATGGACGCCCGCTCGCAACGCGCTGAGGCAGGGGCCACCGACATCTTTTGCGTGTCGAAATTGAAAGACGACGTTGTCATGGTGATTAACGACGTCATTGACTATAAACAAGCCGCCCGACTTGCCGAGCAAAAACAGCTACAACAGGCAGAACTGTATAAAACAATTCTGGATACGTCCCTAACGTCGATTTCTGTACTGGAGGCCATTCGTGAACAGGATGGGCGTGGGAAAATTATTGATTTTCGCTACACCCTGGTTAATCATGAGCGTTTGCGGATGGCTGGCCAGCCCGAAGCGTTTTTTCTCGGCAAAAAACTGACGGAACTCTTTCCGGGCATGATTGAATCGGGCGTTTTTGATCATTGGGTGCAGGTTGTCGAAACTCGGAAACCCCATCAATTTGAGGTGCATTACACGTACGATGGGTTCGATGACTGGAGCTTGTGCCTGGGATCACCGTTTGGCGATGGTGTTGTTATTTCCTACACCGATATTACAGATCAGAAGCAAGCTGCATTTCACGCCCGGCAACAGGCAGAGTTGCTGGAAAGTATTCAAAATACCTCGCAGATGGGTATTTCAGCCTTGCGTGCTCAGCGAGACACAAACGGGACAATTGTAGATTTTACATTTGTCATGCGCAACGCAACGGCCATGAAAATTACTGGTCGGCTTATGGATGAGGTAATTAATAAAGGCATGCTCGATGTCTATTCAAGTCTCAAGCCAACGGACGTGTTTAGCAGATATGTGAACGTAGTCGAAACCCGGCGACCAGATCAGTATGAGCATTACCATAATGCGAATGGGCTGGAAGGCTGGTTTGATATCCTGATCTCTCCCTGGAATGATGGTGTTGTCATCAATGTAATAGAGACGACCAGATTACGAAAAATTGAACAGGAAAAGATTCAGCAGAGTACGATACTCCAGCAAGTTATTGACAACACCCAGGCTGGATTGGTACTGGCAAAGCCAATATACGACGAGCAACAGCAGATTATTGACTTTCAATATGTACTCACCAACGAATACAATGCGCGGATCACAGGCAAATCTGTGGCTGAGATGACCGGTACGCTGGTTGGTGATTTATTTCCTGACTGGCAGCATTCCGACCTGTTTCGTCAATATGTTGACGTTGTTGAGAGCGGACAAACACAACGCCTGACGTTCCATTACGCTGCTTACGGTATTAAATGCTGGTTTGATGGCTCGTTCAATTTTTTAGACGGCTGCCTGCTATACACCTATACGGATGTAACGGCCCTCAAAGAAGCCGAACTGGAACAGCAGAAATATGCCGAACTACTCGAACAGGTGATGAATATGACACCTGCATCCATTGTGTTGAGTGAGAGTATTCGTAATGAGGCAGGAACTATTGTCGACTTTCGCATAATGAAGTTGAACAAGATGGCCGCCGACTATCTGCAAAATCCCGTCGAAAAGATTCAATATCGACGTGTTTCGAAATACCTCCCCGGTTCGCTGGAAACGCCCTTTTTCGAGCAATGCAAGCAAGTTATTGAAACGGGCGAACCCATTCGTGTACAAGTTCCGTGGGACGATCACTGGTATGATTTCTCGGTAGCTCGTTTTGGTGATGGTATTGTCCTGGCGGCTCAGGATGTTACCCCTATGCATGAATACCGGCAGAAACTCGAAGTTGCCAACCTGGAACTTAAACGCTCGAACGAAAATCTTCAATCGTTTGCTTTCGTCTCCTCGCATGACCTTCAGGAGCCACTTCGTAAAATAATCTCTTTCGCCAACATTCTGAAAACCCAGATAGGGGGACATGTCGACGTCGATGCCATTGATGTTATCGAGCGAATCAATACATCGGCCGAGCGAATGCGACTGCTTATTCAGGACTTACTGACTTACTCGAAGTTAGAAACAAACCAAAACTTATTCAGGCCCGTCAACATAGCTCAATTAATTCAGGAGTTACAGGAACACGAACTCTGGATGGCTCTGAATCAAAGCAAAGGTCAGATACATCTTCTTGAGTTGCCAACGATTGTTGCCGACCCGCTGCAAATGCATCAGTTATTTCAGAATCTGCTCTCCAATGCGATCAAATTCTGTCCCAGAGGCAGTACACCCAGTATTACAGTGAGCAGCCGTATGGTTAGTCGGGCTAATGTGCCAGCCGGCTTGCTATATACTACAGAATCCGCAGGAAGTAAATCCGCTACTAATTTGTTCTGTGAAATCGCAGTAACAGATAATGGTATTGGCTTTGACGAAAAGTATGTAGATCGCATTTTTCAAGTCTTTCAGCGACTGCACGGGCGCAGCCAGCATGCTGGATCAGGCATTGGTCTGGCCATTTGCTATAAGATAGTTGAACGACATGGCGGAGCTATTACCGCCAACAGCAAACCCGGAGAAGGTAGTACATTTCGGGTGTATTTGCCCGTTTGGAAGGGACTCGCTTAA